From Nicotiana tabacum cultivar K326 chromosome 20, ASM71507v2, whole genome shotgun sequence, one genomic window encodes:
- the LOC107823469 gene encoding pantothenate kinase 1 translates to MERKLIDEKLENTDSSSELIKQSADEISHLAIDIGGSLIKIVYFSTNSKCSTNDEAPTLPKERQEVPNGDLNHHILSGGLHFVKFETSKIEDCINFLSSKKLQQCGAQCHHSHAVDKIKIKATGGGAFKFADLFKEKLGITLDKVEEMESLVAGANFLLKAVNHEAYTYIGGRKEYVQIDKNDLYPYLLVNIGSGVSMIKVDGDEKFQRVSGTSVGGGTFWGLGKLLTKCKSFDELLELSHQGNNRVIDMLVGDIYGGMDYAKIGLASTAIASSFGKPVSENRELEDYKPEDIARSLLRMISNNIGQIAYLNALRFGLKRIILGGFFIRDHAYTMDTISVAVDFWSKGEAKAMFLRHEGFLGALGAFMNYKDGNADLMPLQLVEQTPKSSSCIVDRIHNSTRVHENESGALDCRLRVSSSFKIYDEVKRC, encoded by the exons ATGGAGAGAAAGTTAATTGATGAGAAATTAGAGAATACTGATTCCAGTTCTGAGCTGATTAAGCAATCTGCTGATGAAATTTCTCATTTGGCTATCGACATTGGAG GCTCCCTCATCAAAATTGTATACTTTTCAACCAACAGTAAGTGCAGCACTAATGATGAGGCACCAAcattaccaaaagaaagacaGGAAGTTCCCAATGGAGACCTTAACCATCACATTCTTAGTGGCGGACTTCATTTCGTGAAGTTCGAGACAAGCAAGATTGAGGACTGCATAAATTTTTTGTCTTCCAAGAAACTTCAACAGTGCG GTGCTCAATGTCATCATTCTCATGCTGTTGACAAGATCAAGATTAAG GCAACAGGTGGTGGAGCTTTCAAGTTTGCCGATCTATTCAAAGAAAAACTTGGCATAACTCTGGACAAGGTAGAGGAAATGGAGTCTCTTGTTGCTGGAGCAAATTTTTTGCTTAAG GCTGTCAACCATGAAGCTTATACATATATTGGAGGACGAAAGGAATACGTGCAGATTGATAAGAATGACTTATATCCTTACCTCCTTGTCAACATTGGGTCTGGGGTTAGCATGATAAAG GTAGATGGAGATGAAAAATTTCAGAGAGTTAGTGGAACTAGCGTTGGTGGTGGCACTTTCTGGGGCCTAGGAAAACTTTTGACTAAATGCAAAAG TTTTGATGAGTTGCTGGAATTGAGCCATCAGGGAAACAACAGAGTGATAGACATGCTCGTTGGAGATATTTATGGGGGAATGGACTATGCTAAG ATCGGCCTTGCATCAACAGCCATTGCCTCTAGCTTCGGTAAGCCGGTCTCAGAAAATAGAGAGCTCGAAGACTACAAACCAGAAGACATCGCCCGGTCCCTTTTAAGAATGATCTCAAATAACATCGGACAG ATTGCATACTTGAATGCTCTTCGTTTTGGGCTCAAGCGCATTATTTTGGGAGGTTTCTTCATCCGTGACCATGCTTATACAATGGACACAATTTCTGTTGCAGTTGATTTCTG GTCGAAGGGTGAGGCAAAAGCAATGTTCTTGCGGCATGAGGGGTTTCTTGGAGCTCTAGGAGCTTTCATGAATTATAAAGATGGAAATGCTGATTTGATGCCCCTTCAGTTAGTTGAGCAAACTCCTAAGAGTTCAAGTTGCATAGTAGATAGGATTCATAACTCTACGCGCGTGCACGAAAATGAAAGTGGTGCCCTAGATTGTAGATTGCGAGTTAGTAGCTCATTTAAAATTTATGATGAGGTCAAAAGGTGTTGA